TTAATGGACAAGTCAATGCTTCCATTGGTACAAGGGATAAATATCAAGCAGGAATCAACCTGAACTATGGAACTGATAAAGCAAATTTTTATGCTTCTTATAATTGGCAAAATAGATGGCAAAAAGAGTGGGGTTCAGGTACAAGAAGCACCAATTTGCCTAATTTCTCTCCTTCTTTAAATCAAGATCAAGATGGATATGAGAAAGAAAAAACACACTTAATTAGAGCTGGAGTAGATTATAATGTTTCTGACAATGGGACCTTGGGAGTATACTTTCAGGGGAATTTTGATGACGAAGTAGAGTTCGCTCAAATTGATCAGGATAACATTAGTAGTACAGGCTCCTTGGATTCCAGTTTTGTTAGAATAAACAATGAGTTGAGCAATAGTGCCAACTATGAAGGTGGAATTAATTATACCTGGAACATAGATTCTTTAGGGCAAAAACTTTACACCTCTCTTTCTTACGCCTATGACAATAGAACCCAAGTAGAATACTATGATCAGGATTTTTTCACTTCTGAGGGTACTTCTGATCCTACGAAACGCCTAAGTCAAGTAAACGATAGACCAAGAGAAAGTCACCTTTTTGTTGGGCAGATGGATTATGAAAAACCATTTAATGAAAATGCCAGCATTGAAGCAGGATTGAAAGCTACCATGGGGGACTGGACCTGGGGTCAGCAATTCTCTCAAGGGGATGAATCTAATGGTTTTAACCCAACACCTGTAGATACATTGACAGATACCTATTACTTCGATCAAAATGTTTATGCGGCCTATTTAACGTTTAGAAATAAAGCAGGGAAGTTTGGGTATCAATTAGGTTTAAGAGGTGAATACACCGAAACTTTAGGAGAAACGGAGCGCGAAATGGAAAGCATTCCTTCTGATTACCTCAATCTGTTTCCGAGTGTGTTCCTAAGCTATACTTTGGCTCCTGAGAATGAGCTGACCTTAAATTATACCAGAAGAATATCGAGACCAAGCATATGGGATTTGGCTCCCATTTATAGAGTGAGAGATCAATATAATTTGAGTATAGGGAATCCTTACCTGAAACCAGAGTTTACGGATAGCTATGAAATGGGCTATATGAAAGGCTGGGAAAGGTATTTATTAAACGCGACTGTTTATCATCGATTTAGTACCGATGTGGAGACGAGAATTACCACTTTGACGGATGATAACGTGGCTATTCAAAGCAGAGAGAATGCAGATACCAGAGCGAGTACAGGTTTTGAATTGATTAACCAGTTTCAGATTTCAAATAATTTTGATGCCACGCTGACAGGAAATTTCTTCTATTCTAAAATCAATGCAGACAATGTAGAGGGAAGGGATTTGAGCAATGAAAATTTCAGTTGGACGATCAGTCTACTGGGAAATATTTTAGTTCCGAAATGGTTTAGCATTCAACTTCAAGGAAACTATAGAGGTCCGATTGTTTTGCCTCAGGGTCAGATAGAACCTCAATACACCCTGAATGTGGGAATGCGAAAAAATATATTGGATAATAAAGCTACGATCAGTCTAAACGTGAGTGACATTTTCAATACACGAAACTTTAGAATTACCACAAACGATGAGCGGTTCACCCAATACCGAGAATTCCAGAGAGAATCGAGAATTGCCACATTGTCCTTTACTTATAGATTTGGAGGCTTCAAAGAAAAAGGAGATAGCAGAAGTCGAAGAGAAGGAGGAGATGATTTTGGAGATGATTTCTAATTCGAATGATTAAATTCGGGAATGACACTACTTGTTGAACAAATCAAAGCAGCTTTGGCGGATAAGGCTATTCCCGAAAAAGCTGCTTTTTTTCCTAGATTTTTTAAGTCTGGACCTGGGGAATATGGAGAAGGGGATAAATTTTTGGGAGTCAAAGTCCCTGAACAGCGGAAAATTGCCAAGAGTGTTTTCAAGGAGATAAGCCTTAAAGAGATCAGTACTTTGATGAAAGATCCCTATCATGAAGTGCGCTTGACTGGGGTGCTAATACTGGTCTATAAATACCAAAAAATCAAAAATGAAGAGGATCAGAAAGCTATTGTAGATTTTTATCTAGA
Above is a window of Algoriphagus machipongonensis DNA encoding:
- a CDS encoding TonB-dependent receptor domain-containing protein gives rise to the protein MLRGLTLYSLALLFCLFSTIELLAQETRLRGKVVDGGKETPLEFANVALLNQSDSTLVTGGMTDLDGQFDFNVASGSYIFRVGFIGYLEYFENINLGEKKNVNFGTITLAPDAQNLDEVVVEGVTSMFESDIDKRSYNVENSIVAEGATASQLLSTLPSIQVDEEGGITMRGSGNILIYINGRPSNLSGDDAESILSQFPANSIKSVELITNPSSRYDATGVGGIINIILRKNENLGFNGQVNASIGTRDKYQAGINLNYGTDKANFYASYNWQNRWQKEWGSGTRSTNLPNFSPSLNQDQDGYEKEKTHLIRAGVDYNVSDNGTLGVYFQGNFDDEVEFAQIDQDNISSTGSLDSSFVRINNELSNSANYEGGINYTWNIDSLGQKLYTSLSYAYDNRTQVEYYDQDFFTSEGTSDPTKRLSQVNDRPRESHLFVGQMDYEKPFNENASIEAGLKATMGDWTWGQQFSQGDESNGFNPTPVDTLTDTYYFDQNVYAAYLTFRNKAGKFGYQLGLRGEYTETLGETEREMESIPSDYLNLFPSVFLSYTLAPENELTLNYTRRISRPSIWDLAPIYRVRDQYNLSIGNPYLKPEFTDSYEMGYMKGWERYLLNATVYHRFSTDVETRITTLTDDNVAIQSRENADTRASTGFELINQFQISNNFDATLTGNFFYSKINADNVEGRDLSNENFSWTISLLGNILVPKWFSIQLQGNYRGPIVLPQGQIEPQYTLNVGMRKNILDNKATISLNVSDIFNTRNFRITTNDERFTQYREFQRESRIATLSFTYRFGGFKEKGDSRSRREGGDDFGDDF